One window of Anas acuta chromosome 23, bAnaAcu1.1, whole genome shotgun sequence genomic DNA carries:
- the LOC137843693 gene encoding transmembrane protein 45B-like produces MTSSFLGSALRGTFFLIFGLWWSVRYPLKYLRRKVNAENQPSYGVQRAEVFEGAVKAFFALAGILVEQFVPSGPHMTLYSPKTHSWTDLAHWHYTTMYLFFLLSGIVDVVSHSPLKLPLGLDRLLLSVALFMEGLLFCFHDYSDAALDQHLHSLLAMAIFAGALCALLEVFLRDHVILEAFRTSTFLLQGSWLWQIGFVLTPPWGGPGWDQTDRSNITFLTMCFCWHYAGALAVLAANAAASRCCNESCQLKFGDIDVELDCGMCIRKNKGSSGALLPESGLDDK; encoded by the exons ATGACATCGAGTTTCCTCGGCAGTGCCCTCCGGGGCAccttcttcctcatttttgGTCTCTGGTGGTCTGTGCGATACCCCCTGAAGTATCTCAGACGAAAAGTAAATGCCGAGAACCAGCCAAGCTATGGAGTCCAGCGTGCGGAAGTCTTTGAAGGGGCGGTCAAAGCTTTCTTTGCTCTGGCAG GGATACTGGTGGAGCAGTTTGTTCCCTCTGGTCCCCACATGACTCTGTACAGCCCCAAGACACACAGCTGGACAGACCTCGCCCACTGGCACTACACCACCATGtacctcttcttcctcctctccggCATTGTGGACGTTGTCTCACACTCACCGCTGAAGCTGCCGCTTGGCTTGGATCGTCTCTTGCTGTCTGTGGCTCTCTTCATGGAAG gcttgctcttctgtttccatgactACAGCGATGCTGCGCTGGACCAGCACCTCCActccctgctggccatggcTATCTTTGCTGGAGCCCTCTGTGCCCTCCTGGAGGTGTTCCTCCGAGACCACGTCATCCTGGAGGCCTTCAGGACCAGCACCTTCCTTCTGCAGGGCTCCTGGCTCTGGCAG ATTGGGTTTGTGCTGACCCCTCCGTGGGGAGGACCAGGCTGGGATCAAACCGACCGCAGCAACATCACGTTCCTCACCATGTGCTTCTGCTGGCACTACGCGGGTGCCCTCGCCGTCCTGGCAGCCAACGCAGCCGCATCTCGCTG ctgcaacGAGTCCTGCCAGCTGAAATTTGGGGACATCGACGTGGAGCTGGACTGCGGCATGTGCATCCGCAAAAACAAGGGCTCCAGCGGCGCCCTGCTGCCAGAGAGCGGCTTGGATGACAAGTGA